CAACCTCAGCGAGGGCGTGTACGGCGTCCCCAGCGTCGCCGCCATGGCCGTCGCCGCGCACGAGGTCGGGCACGCTATCCAGGACCGCGTCCGCATGCCCGCCCTGGTCGCCCGCGGCCGCATGGCCGTCCCCCTGAGCCTCGGCATGAACCTCGCGCCACTGCTCGTCATGGCCGGGATCTTCCTGCAACTGACCGGCCTGCTGTGGCTGGGAGTCGTCCTGTTCGGCGCGGCGCTGCTATTCCACGTCATCACTCTGCCCGTGGAATTCGACGCCAGCCGCCGCGCCCTGGCTTACCTGAACCAGACCGGCCTGAGCGGCAGCCCCGAAGCGACCGGCGGCGCCCGCAGCGTCCTGACCGCCGCCGCCCTGACCTACGTCGCGGGCTTCGCCATGGCCCTCGCGCAGTTCCTGAACATCTTCAGCATCGCCCGCAACTCCGACTGACCGCCCACAGCAAACCGCCCCGGCCT
This region of Deinococcus sp. JMULE3 genomic DNA includes:
- a CDS encoding zinc metallopeptidase — encoded protein: MEFLGPYTPLILIILVASFVIQGSLTRTYRRWSAVRNPRNLTGAQVARMMLDANGLNHVPVNAVPGSLSDHYDPLRKTVNLSEGVYGVPSVAAMAVAAHEVGHAIQDRVRMPALVARGRMAVPLSLGMNLAPLLVMAGIFLQLTGLLWLGVVLFGAALLFHVITLPVEFDASRRALAYLNQTGLSGSPEATGGARSVLTAAALTYVAGFAMALAQFLNIFSIARNSD